Proteins encoded within one genomic window of Oncorhynchus masou masou isolate Uvic2021 chromosome 1, UVic_Omas_1.1, whole genome shotgun sequence:
- the LOC135539490 gene encoding P2Y purinoceptor 2, whose translation MLIAGIPHTSHPKMNSTVSPSLLPLDNRSLSESCTVEPQHVSITVFLLLVVLVGFFLNSFSLWVFCCRIPQWSSGTVLQFHLAVSDTVITPVGPLMATYFVMGSHWPFGAFLCKLKIALLSIHFYGSILFLTLISIHRYVVVVQFKRGSCMKRKAFVQNLCAGVWLVLLAKGIACFFLLNTSPMGNHTQCLSIHQEKYIDVYFAINFVMLIPGFLLPLSVAVTCYVQLARSMSRININMSKGRDIKAKSRKMVAMCLVIFALCFTPLNVIRTVAVILKKYFPEQCSLLLQVETAYYISWILAGANCCLDPLLYCFGSQNFVKAIHRSLRKFDVKFKEDPATNDQIIYDTAIDSPSIDLEDIHTQHSNTS comes from the coding sequence ATGTTAATAGCTGGCATACCACATACATCCCATCCTAAAATGAACAGCACAGTGTCTCCATCCTTGTTGCCTCTGGACAACAGAAGTCTCTCTGAGTCCTGTACAGTGGAACCCCAACACGTGTCCATCACTGTTTTCCTCCTCCTGGTTGTCCTGGTTGGTTTCTTTCTCAACAGTTTCAGTCTGTGGGTCTTCTGCTGCCGTATACCACAGTGGAGCTCTGGTACTGTCCTGCAGTTTCATTTGGCTGTCAGTGACACTGTTATCACACCAGTTGGACCATTAATGGCAACATACTTTGTTATGGGTAGCCACTGGCCCTTTGGAGCTTTTCTGTGCAAGCTGAAGATTGCCTTGCTGAGCATTCACTTCTATGGCAGTATCCTGTTCCTCACACTCATCAGCATTCATCGATACGTGGTAGTTGTCCAGTTTAAAAGGGGCTCCTGTATGAAACGAAAGGCATTTGTTCAGAATCTGTGTGCTGGAGTCTGGCTGGTTTTGCTGGCTAAGGGAATTGCCTGTTTCTTCTTATTAAACACAAGCCCAATGGGAAACCACACACAATGTCTCAGCATTCATCAGGAAAAATACATTGACGTCTACTTCGCCATCAACTTCGTTATGCTCATCCCTGGCTTCCTGCTGCCTCTCTCAGTGGCAGTGACCTGCTATGTTCAGCTAGCAAGATCAATGTCTCGTATCAATATCAACATGTCCAAGGGCCGTGATATAAAGGCCAAGTCACGTAAAATGGTGGCCATGTGTCTGGTGATATTTGCACTGTGCTTCACTCCTCTGAACGTGATACGAACTGTGGCTGTCATATTAAAGAAGTACTTTCCAGAACAATGCAGTCTTCTCCTGCAGGTGGAGACTGCATACTATATCTCCTGGATTTTGGCTGGAGCAAACTGCTGCCTGGACCCATTGCTTTATTGTTTTGGATCACAAAACTTTGTCAAGGCTATTCATAGGTCTCTCAGAAAATTTGATGTCAAGTTTAAAGAAGACCCGGCCACAAATGACCAGATCATCTATGATACTGCTATTGATTCTCCGTCCATTGACTTAGAAGACATCCACACCCAGCATTCGAACACGTCTTGA